Proteins from one Candidatus Neomarinimicrobiota bacterium genomic window:
- a CDS encoding sigma-54 dependent transcriptional regulator, with protein MNQSARQHKRNKVLVVDDDASITEIIEEHLSDLGYRVFTAADAPSARDKFSEHAIDVALLDINLKKDSGLDLLRDFKSERPEIVVIMISAISDIKTVVKSIQQGAYDYLVKPIIDLNQVNLRIEKAFSEQELKSENLALKNELSRQKDIPEMQSRSPAMAKVKDMIKTVAQYDSTVLITGESGTGKEVAARNVHKHSDRAEKPFIAVNCGGIPSSLLESTLFGYEKGAFTGANKRTRGLFEESNNGTIFLDEVTETDADFQVKLLRVLEDSTIRRVGGTEEITLDLRVIAATNKDLKQYVDDGKFREDLYYRLHVVNISLPPLRQRTEDIPLIVDYQVDRLAEKLGRENLTIEPEVMEKFQEYNWPGNIRELINILESAIIMSNSEAITYSDLPSHFKTELQSQSFTPIDGNDYQSAKTEFERVYFTSLLSTADNNITKAAEIAGITRQHLYHKMKELDIKKN; from the coding sequence ATGAATCAAAGCGCAAGGCAACATAAGCGAAATAAGGTGCTCGTTGTCGACGATGATGCGTCGATAACCGAGATTATTGAAGAACACCTGTCCGACCTTGGATACCGGGTCTTCACAGCGGCCGATGCGCCGTCTGCCCGAGACAAGTTCAGTGAACATGCCATCGATGTTGCCCTGCTTGATATTAATCTGAAAAAAGACAGCGGGCTGGATCTCTTACGGGATTTCAAATCCGAGCGACCGGAAATCGTCGTAATCATGATCAGCGCTATTTCCGATATCAAGACCGTCGTAAAATCGATTCAGCAAGGTGCATACGATTATTTAGTCAAACCGATCATCGACCTGAATCAGGTCAACCTCCGCATCGAAAAAGCGTTCTCCGAGCAGGAACTCAAGTCCGAAAATTTGGCGCTGAAAAACGAACTCTCCCGGCAGAAGGATATTCCGGAGATGCAGAGCCGGTCCCCCGCCATGGCCAAGGTGAAGGACATGATCAAAACCGTCGCACAGTACGATTCCACGGTATTAATTACCGGCGAGTCCGGTACCGGCAAAGAAGTCGCCGCCCGCAACGTCCACAAACACAGCGACCGGGCGGAAAAGCCGTTTATTGCAGTTAACTGTGGCGGTATTCCATCAAGCCTTCTTGAGAGCACGCTCTTCGGGTACGAAAAAGGCGCCTTTACCGGGGCGAATAAGCGCACACGGGGTCTGTTTGAAGAGTCAAATAACGGGACCATTTTCCTGGATGAGGTTACCGAAACAGATGCAGACTTCCAGGTAAAATTGTTGCGGGTGCTCGAAGATAGTACTATCAGGCGGGTTGGCGGGACCGAGGAAATTACACTTGATCTCCGCGTTATTGCCGCAACCAATAAAGATTTGAAGCAGTATGTGGATGACGGCAAATTCCGCGAGGACCTCTATTACAGATTGCACGTAGTGAATATTTCGCTACCGCCGCTCCGGCAGCGCACCGAAGATATCCCGCTCATCGTGGATTACCAGGTGGATCGCCTTGCAGAAAAGTTAGGACGTGAGAATTTGACCATCGAACCCGAGGTGATGGAGAAATTTCAGGAATACAACTGGCCCGGGAATATCCGCGAGCTGATTAATATTCTGGAAAGCGCGATTATCATGTCCAATTCCGAGGCCATTACTTACTCGGATCTTCCCTCCCATTTTAAGACCGAACTGCAGAGTCAGTCATTCACGCCGATTGACGGGAACGACTATCAATCGGCGAAGACGGAATTTGAGCGCGTGTACTTTACCTCACTTTTAAGTACGGCCGATAATAACATTACCAAAGCGGCAGAAATCGCAGGGATCACCCGCCAGCATCTGTACCACAAGATGAAGGAACTGGATATTAAGAAGAACTGA
- the metF gene encoding methylenetetrahydrofolate reductase [NAD(P)H]: protein MKVIEHLERASEPLISYEIIPPKRGGSIQGVFDTIESIMPFNPPFIDVTSHAAEIDLQKQPGGVYKKRIKRKRPGTIGLCAAIEHRFKVDAVPHLLCQGFTRQETEDALIELNYLGIENVLAIRGDDPGYQKELQDGRTRNEYAIDLVNQIHEMNNGNYLEDLANATPTDFCIGVAGYPEKHFEAPNLDWDIQQTKAKIEAGADYIVTQMFFDNQRYFDYLDRCREAGIEVPIIPGLKILTSKRHISFLPRYFHIDLPEELSQEVAAAEGASVSEIGIEWALNQTMELLEAGVPAIHFYIMQSSTVASQVVRKVTGTSELFAVPGKG, encoded by the coding sequence ATGAAGGTTATAGAGCATCTCGAACGCGCGTCGGAGCCGTTGATCAGCTACGAAATTATCCCACCGAAACGCGGCGGGAGCATCCAGGGAGTCTTTGATACCATTGAAAGTATCATGCCGTTTAACCCGCCATTCATTGATGTAACAAGCCATGCAGCCGAAATAGACCTACAGAAACAACCGGGCGGAGTCTATAAAAAGCGGATTAAGCGGAAACGCCCAGGTACCATCGGCCTGTGCGCAGCCATCGAGCACCGGTTCAAGGTTGATGCGGTTCCGCACTTGCTCTGCCAGGGGTTCACCCGCCAGGAGACCGAAGATGCGCTCATTGAACTGAACTACCTCGGCATTGAAAATGTGCTGGCAATCCGCGGTGACGATCCCGGTTACCAAAAAGAGTTGCAGGATGGCCGTACCCGGAATGAATATGCCATAGACCTGGTTAATCAGATCCATGAAATGAATAATGGCAATTACCTGGAAGATCTCGCCAATGCAACGCCAACTGACTTTTGTATCGGAGTCGCCGGTTATCCGGAAAAGCATTTCGAGGCGCCCAATCTCGACTGGGACATCCAACAGACAAAAGCCAAGATTGAAGCCGGTGCGGATTATATTGTGACGCAAATGTTTTTCGATAATCAGCGATACTTTGATTATTTGGACCGCTGTCGGGAAGCCGGAATTGAGGTTCCGATCATCCCCGGCCTGAAAATATTAACCTCCAAGCGTCACATTAGTTTTTTACCCCGGTACTTTCATATTGATCTGCCGGAGGAATTATCACAGGAAGTTGCGGCTGCCGAGGGCGCTTCGGTGAGTGAAATCGGCATTGAATGGGCGTTAAACCAAACCATGGAATTGTTAGAAGCCGGGGTACCGGCAATCCATTTTTACATAATGCAAAGCTCTACAGTCGCCTCGCAGGTTGTCCGAAAGGTTACCGGCACCAGTGAGTTATTCGCTGTGCCAGGCAAGGGTTAA
- a CDS encoding diguanylate cyclase: protein MKHAILFVDDDTDFLQFLEELAHNWTYPTRTVDSPQKALEIVEESDIHIVVADHKMPEMTGIELLNILKEQYPQIVRIMMTGYADLESAMDAINQGAVFRFFRKPFQIEQLKDILNAAAKEYDRKRARELLLEQLENMDPRSEGEQKQIASQLATIRVDLESGEILDGNEAGLNLCHFEQQGIGKKKFMDVFPDLDFDQFTGDVLSEIREFGVGYTQIDLRNSERDLLYNVTAIPVASNEDISSEKFGQVSLIFSPNFPLSETEINLYNYVKELEDSAELKDRGLKFLYEMSKKVATTQDFEEFVESIFDDLKEIIGFDLGFLSVYQETNTKIFIHTNYHLNDPVEESITGEVIRQFENETGEDFDDKPIHKKIHGWDGEPLPDSAPEIPSPWKANISIPLKTPDQELLGLLFISSCGKNSYTTEEIRLFATFSARVALVLHVINNLEVFQQVKELAIKDSLTGLYNRRFFEEQIQKEIERSQRYENPLSFLILDIDHFKSVNDTYGHLNGDEIIKNLAWIIRDSSRNIDIPIRYGGEEFAMILPETNIEGAQIFAERLRKRIEEHAFELTGDAAKNTPEIQITVSIGISHLAKEEHVNTQDLVEQGDKALYYAKESGRNRVIDYDRIAAEVA from the coding sequence ATGAAACATGCTATTTTGTTTGTAGACGACGATACAGACTTTTTGCAGTTTCTGGAAGAGCTTGCCCATAACTGGACGTATCCGACCCGCACAGTGGATTCGCCGCAAAAGGCCCTGGAAATAGTTGAAGAAAGCGATATCCATATCGTAGTTGCGGATCATAAAATGCCGGAAATGACCGGTATTGAGCTGTTAAATATCCTGAAAGAACAATATCCGCAGATTGTCAGAATAATGATGACCGGTTACGCTGATCTCGAGTCGGCAATGGATGCTATCAATCAGGGTGCGGTATTTCGGTTTTTCCGGAAGCCTTTCCAGATCGAACAACTCAAGGATATCCTGAATGCGGCAGCGAAGGAATATGACCGGAAACGGGCAAGAGAGTTACTGCTAGAGCAACTTGAAAATATGGACCCGCGTTCCGAGGGGGAACAAAAGCAGATTGCATCCCAGCTGGCAACGATCCGGGTCGATTTGGAATCCGGCGAAATTCTGGATGGAAATGAGGCAGGACTTAATCTCTGCCATTTCGAACAGCAGGGAATTGGAAAGAAAAAGTTTATGGACGTTTTTCCGGATCTGGATTTCGACCAGTTTACCGGGGATGTTTTAAGCGAGATAAGAGAATTTGGCGTGGGCTATACTCAGATTGATCTTAGAAATTCGGAACGGGATTTACTATATAATGTGACTGCGATCCCGGTCGCGTCAAACGAAGACATTAGTTCCGAAAAGTTTGGGCAGGTCTCCCTGATTTTTTCTCCGAATTTTCCACTGAGTGAGACGGAAATAAACCTCTATAACTATGTGAAAGAACTCGAAGATTCTGCCGAGCTCAAGGATCGCGGACTAAAGTTTTTGTATGAGATGAGCAAAAAGGTAGCCACGACGCAGGATTTCGAAGAATTTGTAGAGTCCATATTTGACGATCTGAAAGAAATAATCGGGTTCGATCTGGGCTTCCTTAGCGTTTATCAGGAAACCAATACCAAAATATTTATCCACACGAATTACCACTTGAACGATCCGGTAGAGGAATCAATTACCGGCGAAGTTATACGACAGTTTGAGAATGAAACGGGTGAAGATTTCGATGATAAACCTATCCATAAGAAAATACATGGGTGGGATGGCGAGCCGTTGCCGGATTCGGCTCCTGAAATCCCGTCTCCCTGGAAGGCGAATATCAGTATTCCGCTGAAGACTCCGGATCAGGAACTGCTCGGGTTACTATTCATCAGCTCGTGCGGTAAGAACAGCTATACCACCGAAGAAATCCGTCTGTTTGCCACCTTTAGTGCCCGCGTAGCGCTGGTGTTGCACGTCATAAACAACCTGGAAGTATTCCAGCAGGTCAAGGAGCTCGCGATAAAAGACAGTCTGACCGGCTTATACAACCGACGCTTCTTCGAAGAGCAAATTCAAAAGGAAATCGAGCGTTCCCAGCGATATGAAAATCCGCTCTCGTTTCTGATCCTGGATATCGATCACTTTAAATCGGTCAACGACACATACGGCCATCTGAATGGCGATGAAATCATTAAAAACCTTGCCTGGATTATCCGTGATTCATCCCGGAATATCGATATCCCGATCCGCTATGGTGGTGAAGAGTTCGCAATGATTCTGCCGGAGACGAATATTGAGGGAGCACAGATATTTGCCGAGCGTCTCAGAAAACGCATCGAAGAGCATGCGTTTGAGCTTACAGGCGATGCGGCGAAAAATACTCCTGAGATTCAAATCACGGTGAGTATCGGAATCAGTCATTTAGCCAAAGAAGAGCATGTCAATACACAGGATCTGGTAGAGCAGGGAGACAAGGCGCTGTATTATGCCAAAGAAAGTGGCAGAAACCGGGTTATTGATTATGACCGCATTGCAGCTGAGGTAGCCTAG